The stretch of DNA TATTCTCATCGAGCTATATACTAAGTTTTCAGCCTCTCTTTTGTTAGCAGCACCACATAGAAGAGCTTGATGGGGAGAAACTGGAGGAGCAAGCAAGGGTGTTGGAGAAAGAACTGATCCTGAAAGAAAGGGAGACTCTTGATGTATTGAAAGAATTGGAAAAGACCAAAAGGCTTGTTGAAGATTTGAAATCAAAGCTGCAGAAGGAAGAATCTGAAGCGAATTTGAACAATCAAAGATTGATTGTAGAGGAGAAAGAAGTAAAGGAAAACCAATCAACCAAGTATGAGGTATATCAACCGATGAAGGAATGTTCTATACCTTCGCATTTATCTTCTCCAGACTTGATACTAATGGAATTGAAGCAGGCCAAGTTGAACCTAACCAAAACAACTCATGATATTGCCGATGTACGAGCTACTGTTGATTCCCTTAATAAGAAACTAGAAAAAGAAAGGATCTCACTTGAGAAAACCCGGGAGAGGTTAActcaaaattgttcaaaaatgtCTTCTCTTGAAGAAGAGCTAAACAAAACCAGATTAAGACTGCAAGTGGCAAAAGGTGTTGCTTCTGGTGATCCTTCAGATGTTACAGTAGAGCTTGAGCGATTGAGTTCTGAAGCCGAGCATTTCAGAAAAAGGAGAGAATCAGCAAAATTggaagttttgaaaaaaatgtctGAGATTGAGCTGACAACAGCAATGATAAGAACTGCAGAACTCAGGTTGGTTGCGGCGAGGAGAACGAAGGAAGCTGCTAGAACTGCAGAAGCTGCTACCATTGCTGAAATTGATGCATTGTCTAAATCTATCAACGAAGGTTCACAACAAGAGTGCATGCAGAAGCGAATAACTCTTTCATTGGAAGAATATACTACTCTGACCCAAAAAGCTCGAGATGCAGAGGAACAATCTAAAAAGAGAGTGGCAGACGCAATGCTTGAAGTTGATGAAGCAAATTCATTACAAACGAATATTTTGAAAAGGGTAGACGAAGCGACAGAAGAAGCTAAAACCTGCAAGAAGGCCCTAGAAGAAGCTCTAGAAAGGGTAGAGGCTGCAGATAGAGGGAAACTAGAAGTCGAAGAGGCTTTAAGGAAGTGGCGATCCGATAGTCACAAAAGGCGTTCTTTGACGAATAACTCTACAAAGTTTAAAAACTCCGGTCCGTCTGAACATAGGAGAGATTTTAGATTACTTGATGTAAATGGATTGAACTTAGTAAACGATGAAGCCAAACCTGTTTTGATGCCGACTCTATCAATCGGGCAAATATTGAGCAGGAAGCTTCTTATGCCGGAAGTGTTTGAAGGAGGGATGATGCATGGAGAAAGAATCTCGGTGAAACGGAAAGTGTCATTAGGACAGATGCTTGGCAAACACAATGATGTTCAATTGGTTGATGATCAAATTGAGAAAGAAAATGGTCAGAAGCAGTTTTCTGCTAAGAGAAAGAAATTTGGGTTTGCAAGGTTCTCACTTCTTTTGTCAAAACAGCATAAGAAGAAGAGTAAACAAATGCTGAATTTGAGGTGAATAGCACTGACAAGGGAACGTTTTTTATTTCACTCTATTTAGCAGAACCAAGATGCATcactcttttattttaatgtggTAATAGagaatataatttatatgttcAGTTATGTTATTCCCCgcattttacaattattttctGTGGTATTTAGGTTACTTTGAAAAAGCTAAGATCCTTTATTAGGTTTTCTTATTATACCACTTTTTAACTTGTGCATGTAGGGTTGGCCCAAGACCAGTGAGACAAGGTTTTTTTTTGCCATAAAAGCCTCTCATATTAGTTAAAATAACATCTTTAACAAACAAAAAGGTTATCAacctaaaaaaaaacaaaaaaaaaaaaggttgatcaagtattttacttaatatttttaaaaaagtctcAAACTTCGTTTTTAATCTCACCCTTTGATGGGTGGAGACTTCATGACATgttacaaaaaataaagaaaaaaaaaatgtgcatGCTAACTCATATCATCAGCCAAATACTATTTTGCgtgaaagatatttttgaatttaagaGATGGTGTTCGCTTTTTGGATCGAATGCTAATCATATTTACAAAGTTGTTGTGTGGGTTCCTAAATCTAACTTCAAACTACTATGCTTATCCTCATACCAAGAAATGTTGGATTTAATATTCTAGATTGTTGAAGGTGAATTctttggttgatatgtatgATTTTCTATTCCTATTGGTAGTTATAAATATGATGTACTATATGCTTCTTGTAGAACATGTTCTAGTATGTGTTTAAGAGATCATAGGGGTAATATAACATGTTTTAGAACTCCTATAATCTCTTAAACACATATTAGAACATGTTCTACAAGAAGCATATAGTACATCACATTTATAACTattaatagaaagaaaaaaaaatcatatattagcTAAAGATTTTATCTCTAACAATTTAGAATACTGAATTTAACATTTCTTGTATgattttttcaaattctttaGAATACAaacatgtattaaaaaatataaagtttaacttttaaaaaatgaataaaattgaattttattaaaatatggagTAGACATAAATTTAAAGGTATGAAGTAAAATTTTCAATGGACAATAGAGGCAATTTGGATATTACAATAAATTATCATAAGCTACAGTTTAAATTCATTGTTTGTTTTAGTATATGTGAATATTTCGTCTCTAGTctttagaacaaaaataaatatttgttcatcttaaaatataaataaaaatgagttgaaaaaaaatgacatatttaataaaattttaatagaataaaaataaagaaaaattttagatgtattttcttaaaataaaaattatatgattcttaaccaaaaacacatgttttatagttataacaaattttaaaaaattataaatttgagaaaattacatggattaaattaaaaatcatataaaaaaaaaatacaccttaatttttttatcgtaaaaataaatgtattttaaactGCACGAATACAAGAAATAAGGGATCAATTTGGACATATTATAGGAAGTCAAAAAGTACTCGAACATGCTCATCGTCTCTGGTTTCCTACATATGTCTGGTTGCATGAACGAAGTTTCCTACTCCCGTACCATGATTTCACTagttcatttatatttttgtcatACTAGCTTACTccctcaacaaaaatatatcaaacatATTGATACATttgatcaaaatatataatctatcttttaataaaaaaatataattttcttgagaacttaattaatacatttataaatcgaggggttttgatatatttattcaataaatcaataaattaacgattatttttatgaaccaaataagtatttattgacttttatattttaagaaatataatttcataagaaaaaatatcgttttgttgtttataaatattatactaatacatattttttaaattttatcataaaaatatttaatattcactattatgaataataaaaatttataaaaaaaattaaattttattgtgcCGTcactttttgtaaataaaacttagttattataattagataaatgataaaaaataatatttgcaaaagataaatttatttaattattaattcaaaaataaaatataccgGTACATGTTATATTGACTCGTGtactgaaaattattttaattttttaactcgTAAaaggatattttatttttttttgttttgatttactaaatatttttgtttcatatatattgttattaattttattaaaataaattatattcatttattcaaattataGAATACATCAATGCGATgcaatataaattcaaatttttttaaaataaaaataatgaatctgCGAACAAACACCCAAGTTAATAGCGCAAACAACAATAGATCTACAATTATGACAAAACTCAAGTGTTTAGAATACATGCCTTCAGATATGTAACATTGACGATGTTAAAACCATTGATTGAAATATGTAATTGATCAAACTATACTATGTAAATCTGAACCAAAACAAAAGTCGTAAGATCTGATAAATGTGGTGAATGTTGGaaccaaattcattttataattagagtttttatgataacaaaattattttatgagaacaatatatttgacttcatttatataatcgagatttgaagaatatttgatcaacatttgaagaagatttgaagaatatttgatcaacatttgaagaagattttatgtagatttgaagaagatttgatcaagttttgaagaagatttgataaaatttaaagaatatttgatcaagatttatctacaacaaaatataaacataatcaatatgaagaatttacaaacacaaTCTGAACAAATtacgaacaaaatcaatctaaagaatttacaaactcaatctgaacaagatacaattcagaattaaataggtactaaattgaagcccaaattttaactataaatatatactcaaggctaaagaagaaaaacattGAAAAGTAGAAGAGAGTAattttagagttcaaagagagaaacacttgttcaagttataaatattttgagtgttcttttcttagagtgtgagagttattattatcaccAGCTTTTTAGAAGCCACTACTCAAGTTCAACTCTTTGTATCCAACCCAAtggtggtttagttccttcttcaatctggggttgtcatgTTGTTAgaagaagacttggcttgtaagGTCAAGGTGgctagttcctcaaaagtttggggttgtcaggctgtttgggaagattTGCTTGGAGGGTcatgtgctttgtaattcaaggtatttaaattagtggattaaagccttctgagtgaggggactggatgtaaccaagttaatggtgaaccaggataaatctacatgtcaaattatttatgctttcattgtttactGCCTCTGAATCTAATTGCTTaaactccaagtaagtcaccaaaatcaaactagtttttttttttttttatgtatttataaattatcaaaaagttgcCAACTTtagcaaacacaattcaactctcattctcgtgtttgcaccttcagtGAATTTTATAGAAAACATGGTGAAATGGGACAATATTCAGGGCCATTTTCAAAACTTATTAAAAGGCACGATATTCATGCACAATACACAATGCCATAcccaccacaacaaaatggtgtGACAGAAAGGAGTAATCGAAcactaatatatatatgattaggAGTATGATGAGAAACTCCTCTTTGTCCAAATTTTTGTTGATGTATGCATTAAAAATTGCTATGTATTTATTATACTGAGTTCCTAACAAAGGCAATTCTTTAAACTCCTTTTTAGTTGTTGACAAATAGGAAACTAAGTTTAAGACACCTATACATTTGAGGTTGTTAATCCACGTGAAAAGCAATTAGACTCTCAAATAATAAGTGGTTACTTTACTAGTTACCTAGAGAAGTCTTAAGGGTATATCTTTTATTGTTATAACCATAGTCAAAGAATTGTAGAAACTATCAATacaaaatcatttgaaaatgGTGAAGTTAGTGGGAATGGAGAACGAACAAATATTGACAAACAGGAAACTAAGTTTAAGACACCTATACATTTGAGGTTGTTAATCTACGTGAAAAGCAATTAGACTCTCAAATAATAAGTGATTACTTTATTAGTTACCTAGAGAAGTCTTAAGGGTGTATCTTTTATTGTTATAACCACAGTAAAAGAATTGTAGAAATTATCAATacaaaatcatttgaaaatgGTGAAGTTAGTGGGAATGGAGTGCGACATGAAGGAAGTTAAGGTAAATATTACTTTACCTATAAGCATTCCTTTGTCAACAATTGTTCCAAATATTGTTGAAGAACATTCTAACAACAAATGAACAAAGTTTGAATGATAGCACACCCAATGAATAAACTAACTTACAAAGGTCTGAATAAAATGAGTCTCAAGAGGTTAATTTGAGAAGATCTCAAAGAGAAAGAAAATCAGTTATTATTTGCTATTATGAGACTTATTTACTAGAATTGAGCATTAGAATAAATGAAAATCCAGTTTCATTTTAATAAGCCATAAACAATGTTGATCCAGAGAAATAGATTGATGCCATGAGAGATGAGTTAAAATTAATGTAAGAAAATAAAGTTTGGTAAATTGTTGAATTTTCATAATGTGTTAAACGAGTAAGTTGTAAGTGGGTCTTTAAGACCAAGTGTGACTCAAATGGTACTGTCGAACAATATAAAGTCCGACTTGTTACTAAATCATATAGTGAAAAGGATGACGTTGCTTATAGAGAAACATTTACTTCTATCTCAAAGAAAGACTCATGGCGTATTATCATGGCACTGATGACTTATTATAACTTAGAATtacaccaaatggatgtgaaaacaACCTTTTTGAATGATAGTCTTGAAGAATAAGTTTATATGGACCAACCTAAAAGTTTTTCAATGGAAGGGAAGAGTCATATGGTGTGTAAACTTAATAACTCAATATATAGACCGAAACAAGCCTCAAGGCAATGGTATATTAAGTTCAATGATGCCATTATCTATTTCGGTTTTGAATAAAATCTAGTTGATAAATGAATATACCAAAAGATCAGTGGAAGTAAGTTTATGTTTTTGGtcctatatgttgatgatatattgCTTACAACTAATAGATTGAGCGTGTGGCATGAGACTAAAGAATATCTCTCTaagaattttgaaatgaaaGATTTGGGTGAATTGTCTTATGTGATAGGtattgaaatattttgtgaTAGATCCCAAGGATTATTGAGATTGTCTCAAAAGGtctatatgaataaatttcTAGAGAAATTTAACACGGGAAACTTTTTTGTTGGAATTGTATCAATCCAAAAAGGGGACAAATTAGTCTCATGCAATATTCAAAAAATGACATAGagcaaaaataaatgaaatcactctcaaatatttttctatagCGAGTAGTCTAATATATGTGCAAACCTGCACAAGGCCTTATATTAGCTTTGATGTTGGAATCTTAGGTCGATATCAAAGTAATTTTGTAATTGATCATTGGAAAGATGCAAAGAAAGTTGAAGTATCTGCAAGGAATTAAGGAGTATATGCTCATGTATAGAAGATCCaatcaattaaaagtaattGAATATACATACTCAAATTTTGGTGGATGTGTTGACACAAGGAAGTCCATTTTTGCCTACTTATTCCTCATTGGAGAAGGAGCCACTTCATGgaaaaatgttaagcaaactgTTGTTGCTTCATCTACCATGGAAACTGAATTTGTAGCAAACTTTGAAGCTACAATTCAAACATTATGACTGCAAAATTGAGTAGTTGACACTATTGCTAAACCATCAAAAATTTACTGTAATAGTTATgcaacaatatttttttcaaacaatgATAAATACTTAAAGGATACAAAACACATGAAGTTGAAGTATTTCTCTGTCAATGAAGAAGTTCAGAAACAAAGAGTATCCATAGAGCATGTTAGAACAGATCTTATGATTGATGACCTGTAAACTAATTAAGGGTTACAACCAAATACAATTTAAGAAACATGTACATAGAATGAGTCTTGGTTGTTCTATTGAATAATGTATTTAATGATGTATATACTCTAAGCTCtttatgattatatatttttaaacctTTAAAATTTGTTTCTGGTTATTGTgcacataattttaattatgagttATAATATGAGTGTCGTAGAAACATTTGTGGGattgtaataatatttatgtGGTGTTTAATTACTTTTGCAGTATAGCATTAGTGTTTGTCGTATAGGGAATGAAGTGAATTTTGCAAATAACCACTAAATATTAAACGAATCGATCTTATCTATTAATATTGATACTGGACGTCtcaaattaaataacaataCCAATTGTTATCTATTTGTTCACAAaagataagttcatttttctgcTTATATACacaatcattttcatccttacGTGTATCTTCGGAGAATGCTAAATGAAGagaaatcattttattttatcaacttaGTGCGAAGTACTATAGTTTCCTCTTTGAATTCGAATATGTGAACATCATCAACTTCAAAATCTTTAGTTGTTGAATTTaagctaattaatattttaaagtaaataatttatttatttattttgattaaaataaataaataatatattagattgataaattttaaattaacaaaaaaaaaattaaattatgactttaaaaacattttaagcATTAATGGAAAgaagttaattttaattaaaaatgttattttatatttttaaactaattgtACAACTAAATACTCAATTATCTTAATAGCTATCAATTGTACAACTAAATTTTTCTGCTTATATACacaatcattttcatccttacGTGTATCTTCGGAGAATGCTAAATGAAGagaaatcattttattttatcaacttaGTGCGAAGTACTATAGTTTCCTCTTTGAATTCGAATATGTGAACATCATCAACTTCAAAATCTTTAGTTGTTGAATTTaagctaattaatattttaaagtaaataatttatttatttattttgattaaaataaataaataatatattagattgataaattttaaattaacaaaaaaaaaattaaattatgactttaaaaacattttaagcATTAATGGAAAgaagttaattttaattaaaaatgttattttatatttttaaactaattgtACAACTAAATACTCAATTATCTTAATAGCTATCAATTATAAGCTGTCATCTAATTTTACTAAACAGAGTCAAAATCAGAGAAGGaacagaaaaaataaatatgtaaagaaatcacttatttaaataaataaaaaataataaagaacaaaatgatctaaatgggtgattttgagtaaaaaaatattgttttaaactacccttcttaaaaaaaaaatattaaaaaaaaaaaagaagagaagaaaagaGTTTAAAACTGCCggattttcttttcttttgactGTTGAGATAAAAAATCTACCCCAAAAAGTatgataaaatagttttttttattatttgtgaaAATTACAAAGGTAACTTATAATATGGAGTGATGTAGTAGTACATTTTATTGTTGATTATGAAAGATGTGCCTTCCTTAATCCCTTTGGCCACCTTTTTGGTTGCTTAAGAGTTACTCCTAATGCATTTATCTGTATTTTCGCTTTCCTCTATCCACTTTTTTCCTTTAAAATATCTACGACAGAATCTATCAAAGGGTCTTGATTTTGTTGATCAAAACTAGCTTCCCTCCTAGATTAAAACACGTCATCATAATCAAGAGTAAGGAATACAATGGAACAGCCCACACTGAATAACTTCTGAATCTCCATGAAAATTGAAGCAGATATTGAATGTTAAGTAAagttaagaaagaaagaaaccAACCATTCATTAGCATCCCAACCTACACGCCACTCAAAGTCATAGAAAGGAAAGGAATAACTACCCTCTTCTCTTCTTTCATTTTCCTCATTCTTTCTAATCACAAAAACAAAAGGTaatctttcttttcttcttcttaccATGCAACTTTTAAATACCTTAAGGTGGTTTTGTAGTTttaaatacaaaagaaaaaatgtctCTTCATACATTGTTTATGATTCTGATCTCTTGAAGGTTGAACCTCAACCTGTGATGCTGTGATAGAATAGTTAATCTAGCTAGTTATCAGGAACAGCATGCAATGATATACTAATCTCACttctcatttaatttatttcatttcatgAATATGTGAACTCTGTCTTAGTATTTCAACTGCTAGAAATTGacatttttcttgttttaatatttagtttgtTATAAGAAGCATGGGAGGGAGAATTGGACTGTTGTTTCTTGTGGTAGTAGGTGTTGTTTTGGCTTGTGATGCAAGAGGACTGGCAAACCCTTATAGATGGAGCATTATTGCTGCAAACTCTGCCTCTTCTGGTAACATTCTTTACTGATATATATCATCCTTGCCTACATTACTTGtttatgtataagttatttctataacaaaagatatataaagtcaaattgttttcataatttattgtagagagtttatggaaataaattgaaaacaacTCTTTAACATGTCATAACCTGTTTTTATAAGCTCTTCTAAATAATCTCAGAAGTGCTTATACCAGTAGATAGACTCAAATAAGCCATTATGCTGGTAGGTATAGTTGAGACATACCTTGTACATTGCATTTTCAATCTCACATATTGTTCATAGATTTTACCcatcaaaaatgaaaataaaaagctTTCAATTTGCAATGATAACCAGTTAATTGTTAAAAGTAAGCTTAGATTAGATTAAAGAGTGGTTAGGAAAGTTTATTGAGTGTAGTATTTAAAGCATAACGATTTCTATAAATGCCGGAAGAATGGGATGAAATATGGAATACTACTAAGTCTTGGTAACTTCAGCTGGCCATGCAACTTCAGCTAGGCACTCCAAAAACTCATcacttttgttattttcttcaatttaatctTTCCTGCATAACATGAAATTCTGTAGTATAGGTGAAAGATACATAAAAGATATACTCTTCTTAACTTTAGGCGTGTTTGGTTAAATAGgttaattaaattgttattcATATGCTATTTTTGAAACCatattaaaataagttaaaaagaaCTTATCTGACATATCATAAGTTACTTTTGATAAGTGTATCTTAATTCCTAACACTAATATAGGTTTTATATCATGAGACATACTGCCAATTAAGCTCTTCTAAATGCTCCATTAGTAATGAAGGtgtcaatttgtcaataatataAGAGCTAATAGGAAAGGTTTTCAAGTTTTCATCAGATCAATGAAGCAAACGTGGTTTGACTAACCATCACGAGCAAGTCTTAAATACTTGGaagattttgttgttgttgttgaatacAATTTGAAATACAAATGTGACATGAGTTAGTCATTTTGTTTACCTATCTTGATACTGCAGAACTAGGCAGAATACCAGATGTGTGTGCACTTTGTGAGGAATATACTTCCAAGGCACTTGATTATCTAAATGAAAACAAGACGCAGAATGAGATCATTGATATTCTTCATAATACTTGTCACCAGCTTCACACTTTCGAGAAGAAGGTTGGTCTCCTTCTGCTTCTCATGTTCGGTTTGAGCAATGTAGTTGTTCTATGCTTTAAAAAAAACCTTTAACTTGAGTACAAGATCGGTCATCCTTATAAAACCGGCTTATAAGGTGAGCcatttttataaactttttttagaCCATAGATTTTCTCAATGCGGAACTTTGGTTTTTTTCAGATACTCATTTGTGTCCAGCACTATAGGGCTTATGAATAATATGATTGGTtggtccaaatcgatttcctctAGTACCATATTCGGGTTTTATATTAGATCTGACTCATCCTTACAAGAGTGTGAGGTGGTAGATCACACTGACACTCTTTATAAACTCTTTTCAgattttatttatgttcaatatAAGATTTGGAGATTGTAAAGAATGCGTAAGTGAATCAATCACCACTTATTAGAATCTATATGAACTCATGTGTTTCTTATGAATTGTGCAGTGCATCAATTTGGTGGACTATTATGTGCCTCTTTTTTTCTTAGAAGCAACCTCAGTTCAGCCCGGAGATTTCTGCAATAAGGTCAACCTTTGTCAGACCATTGCTGATCTTTCCTTACAAGTTCAAGAAAATAGCTGTGAGTTTTGTGAAGATACTGTTTCAGCACTTTTGGCTAAGATAAAAGATCCTGACACAGAGGTAAGGAATTTCATCTTGATGGATGTTGCATGCTTCAATTACTTCTATAACTTCAAATTGATTGTTTTGggaatatatttcaaattagaCTATCTTTTATGTAAGAAAGTCTATGATTTGCAgccaaatgaaaataaatttgataataacTGATATAACATATCAAAGATTATACACAATATTATAATAGGAATCAAAATATGTAACAAgtggaaaagaaaaagatatgtTCCCTCTATCCCTAAGTATAGGACCCTTTGAGATTTTTCTGTGTCCCTTTTTATAGGACATTTTTTCGAACTTTCAACTATatcaattatttcaaattatacTTAGGGATAGAGGGAACATATCTTTACCAATAACCGTAATTATGTTACATATTTTTCTGCGACATGtgataaatacaatacaaaaatataaactaattctCTTTCTTGAAggttaaatttgtaaaataatatagtCATCGAAATTAATACtactatcaatttttttaatttccatGATACATAGATAATAGATTTGACCTTTCCATTGTCTTAATCCTACTTCCAATTAACCCTGCTTGATTAAAGTTACATTTTGTGGAATGAAATATTAACCTTTCATTATAATGTCAGCTTGAGATAATTGAGACACTACTGAAGGTGTGCAATTCAGTGGACAAGTTTGCTAGCAAGGTAAGAAAAATAAACTATTGAATTTTCCACATTTTTCTAATGATTGTTTGCTAATTGCACCTCCTAGAGAAATAAACTAATAGGCTACTTAGCATCATGATAAATTTCTTTAACTGTTATGAATGCATAAGAATGTAATCTTCCtaatcaactttttcttttcatgTACTGATTTCGTGTTTTTGGTAACACTTTCCAAAATGGTTGTGCAGTGCAAGAGGGTGGTTTTAGAGTATGGTCCTTTGGTTTTTGAAAATGCAGAGAAATTCCTAGAGAAGACGGATATATGCACTGCATTACATGCTTGCAAGGAATCA from Cicer arietinum cultivar CDC Frontier isolate Library 1 chromosome 3, Cicar.CDCFrontier_v2.0, whole genome shotgun sequence encodes:
- the LOC101491209 gene encoding WEB family protein At2g38370-like isoform X1; its protein translation is MYYLHTTNYSFILLLFLLSLSLYFCVVLEVMNMEPDLIKTTTNRAEPGSSKKNNDHFRTEVDTSAPFESVKEAVNRFGGVGYWKPLYNNLPSPTSHSKQHHIEELDGEKLEEQARVLEKELILKERETLDVLKELEKTKRLVEDLKSKLQKEESEANLNNQRLIVEEKEVKENQSTKYEVYQPMKECSIPSHLSSPDLILMELKQAKLNLTKTTHDIADVRATVDSLNKKLEKERISLEKTRERLTQNCSKMSSLEEELNKTRLRLQVAKGVASGDPSDVTVELERLSSEAEHFRKRRESAKLEVLKKMSEIELTTAMIRTAELRLVAARRTKEAARTAEAATIAEIDALSKSINEGSQQECMQKRITLSLEEYTTLTQKARDAEEQSKKRVADAMLEVDEANSLQTNILKRVDEATEEAKTCKKALEEALERVEAADRGKLEVEEALRKWRSDSHKRRSLTNNSTKFKNSGPSEHRRDFRLLDVNGLNLVNDEAKPVLMPTLSIGQILSRKLLMPEVFEGGMMHGERISVKRKVSLGQMLGKHNDVQLVDDQIEKENGQKQFSAKRKKFGFARFSLLLSKQHKKKSKQMLNLR
- the LOC101491209 gene encoding WEB family protein At2g38370-like isoform X2, producing the protein MYYLHTTNYSFILLLFLLSLSLYFCVVLEVMNMEPDLIKTTTNRAEPGSSKKNNDHFRTEVDTSAPFESVKEAVNRFGGVGYWKPLYNNLPSPTSHSKHHIEELDGEKLEEQARVLEKELILKERETLDVLKELEKTKRLVEDLKSKLQKEESEANLNNQRLIVEEKEVKENQSTKYEVYQPMKECSIPSHLSSPDLILMELKQAKLNLTKTTHDIADVRATVDSLNKKLEKERISLEKTRERLTQNCSKMSSLEEELNKTRLRLQVAKGVASGDPSDVTVELERLSSEAEHFRKRRESAKLEVLKKMSEIELTTAMIRTAELRLVAARRTKEAARTAEAATIAEIDALSKSINEGSQQECMQKRITLSLEEYTTLTQKARDAEEQSKKRVADAMLEVDEANSLQTNILKRVDEATEEAKTCKKALEEALERVEAADRGKLEVEEALRKWRSDSHKRRSLTNNSTKFKNSGPSEHRRDFRLLDVNGLNLVNDEAKPVLMPTLSIGQILSRKLLMPEVFEGGMMHGERISVKRKVSLGQMLGKHNDVQLVDDQIEKENGQKQFSAKRKKFGFARFSLLLSKQHKKKSKQMLNLR
- the LOC101491522 gene encoding uncharacterized protein isoform X1 — encoded protein: MQLLNTLRWFCSFKYKRKNVSSYIVYDSDLLKFVIRSMGGRIGLLFLVVVGVVLACDARGLANPYRWSIIAANSASSELGRIPDVCALCEEYTSKALDYLNENKTQNEIIDILHNTCHQLHTFEKKCINLVDYYVPLFFLEATSVQPGDFCNKVNLCQTIADLSLQVQENSCEFCEDTVSALLAKIKDPDTELEIIETLLKVCNSVDKFASKCKRVVLEYGPLVFENAEKFLEKTDICTALHACKESTVHSKSLLSELLSLYHGHTSSRMLHLLKIALY
- the LOC101491522 gene encoding uncharacterized protein isoform X2; amino-acid sequence: MGGRIGLLFLVVVGVVLACDARGLANPYRWSIIAANSASSELGRIPDVCALCEEYTSKALDYLNENKTQNEIIDILHNTCHQLHTFEKKCINLVDYYVPLFFLEATSVQPGDFCNKVNLCQTIADLSLQVQENSCEFCEDTVSALLAKIKDPDTELEIIETLLKVCNSVDKFASKCKRVVLEYGPLVFENAEKFLEKTDICTALHACKESTVHSKSLLSELLSLYHGHTSSRMLHLLKIALY